One window of Saccharopolyspora phatthalungensis genomic DNA carries:
- a CDS encoding thiopeptide-type bacteriocin biosynthesis protein encodes MERAVLATLTGTPAAEAARVERVEPTDLAEAVEIYRRAGRYALQQQTASDWWQLYIQFTDWKSAEQTFTNHIVPVLHQAENDALVTAWWFMRKHPCWRLRLHPGPDGQQMKPRLGTTLDELAANSRIAAWWPGIYEAETAAFGGDMGMSLAHGLFSADSRAIVHVLRDGDIALGRRELSLLLCSILMRAPGLEWYEQGDVWDRVSQERHFPENVPTAKLTAMTNDLKQLMLADTSPDGPLLGKNSPLNATSEWADAFRRTGQSLGAAARAGTLQRGLREVLAYLVIFHWNRIGLPARTQSILACAARTAILGQPAASASRPAANRHIAAPLVRPDGPAGESAK; translated from the coding sequence ATGGAGCGCGCCGTGCTGGCGACGCTAACGGGCACACCCGCGGCCGAGGCCGCACGCGTTGAGCGCGTCGAGCCGACGGATCTCGCCGAAGCCGTCGAAATCTACCGACGGGCTGGACGGTACGCCCTCCAACAGCAGACGGCCTCGGACTGGTGGCAGCTATACATCCAGTTCACCGACTGGAAAAGTGCCGAACAGACCTTCACCAATCACATCGTGCCGGTCCTGCACCAGGCCGAAAACGACGCGCTTGTCACCGCATGGTGGTTCATGCGCAAACACCCCTGCTGGCGACTCCGGCTCCACCCCGGACCGGATGGTCAACAAATGAAACCACGCCTGGGCACGACACTCGATGAACTCGCCGCCAACAGCCGGATCGCGGCCTGGTGGCCCGGCATCTACGAGGCCGAAACCGCAGCGTTCGGTGGCGACATGGGCATGAGCCTCGCCCACGGCCTGTTCTCCGCAGACAGTCGCGCCATCGTGCATGTGCTCCGCGACGGCGACATCGCTCTCGGTCGCCGTGAGCTGTCGCTACTTTTGTGCAGCATCCTCATGCGCGCCCCCGGATTGGAATGGTACGAGCAAGGCGACGTCTGGGACCGGGTGTCCCAGGAACGACATTTTCCGGAAAACGTGCCGACCGCGAAGCTGACGGCGATGACGAACGATCTCAAGCAGTTGATGCTCGCCGACACATCTCCCGACGGGCCGTTGCTGGGCAAAAATAGCCCGCTAAACGCTACCTCCGAGTGGGCCGACGCCTTCCGCCGAACCGGCCAATCTCTCGGCGCCGCGGCCCGCGCGGGAACACTGCAACGCGGCCTCCGCGAAGTCCTGGCCTATTTGGTGATCTTCCATTGGAACCGCATCGGGCTGCCCGCTAGAACACAAAGCATCCTCGCCTGCGCAGCGCGTACCGCCATCCTCGGCCAGCCCGCAGCATCGGCAAGCAGGCCCGCAGCGAACCGACACATCGCGGCACCTCTGGTGCGGCCCGACGGCCCCGCCGGAGAATCCGCGAAGTGA